A single window of Acinetobacter wuhouensis DNA harbors:
- a CDS encoding DUF6160 family protein, with the protein MNIKQKKCPKKIILNTLSLSILFVHMSAHALQALDDGDLRAINGQDGIHIEASLKESNIKTLYWTDQSGRAESDATDQSLTAIANTVKLQKSNISSTPLTADMKLNMGTVDNKVATNLDLSLSPMLLTVESFQICDSAISGTRCSAKIGSLAVQTTSNTHFGLKTTNGILSKTDLAELNLGLQNANIYLGQVSASGQLNQLILKNFNFNFKGQGFIFVDPIEGFKLQTNSGTVNGYVDLTRVVDSASANLVNTGTYGGSSTTNAGLNLEIMLNKGVTSTNAYSLDSTNTPTGAKGLIRVGASGRMVNSFLQFRGMQNAGNLLGSAINSDKADQNKGIAGESGIAFRMKTDFTKDSDPMLATGGSATTLEIGGAGLNTYGFEFGNLTGLLKANRASFDTGDVYINLTDSKQVTLPPNTVFQNSLFGNGQKLTSVEDYKQDLYTTVASNLTNNRPYSLVTSIRGGEFQAISRRGRFTSSANVAASNLFSNNANNGLDNKWGLALPFYNLNANFAISGVNADASSSYFFDLNGNKTKVADSGTTPRLGFSLGMSTQGKNADGSKTTSIMVIDGAKDYYMGLRNVDMLLKGNGNIGVENGSLNLSLNNMLVVMAAEVAAGYLPGTTYASCLTGAANAGSAACKAQSVSDIKNFSKSDDVLMGMKVRFGGDMNLSLIPNSEILADGTGSRLSVIGDLKLKGSTNTIQISDPINGSALGLDNLTGELGFNNAIVIGKNSSTGDGQVGFNASLQFNPSNSADGVFRARDLNFYPPASTGVNAGSRLGEVALTGGRLTSQFNIIPRN; encoded by the coding sequence ATGAATATTAAACAAAAAAAATGTCCGAAAAAAATTATCTTAAATACTTTATCATTGAGCATACTTTTTGTTCATATGTCTGCTCATGCTTTACAGGCTTTAGATGATGGTGATCTTCGTGCTATAAATGGTCAAGATGGTATTCATATTGAAGCGTCTTTAAAAGAATCAAATATTAAAACGTTGTATTGGACTGATCAGTCAGGGCGTGCTGAGTCTGATGCTACAGATCAAAGTTTGACTGCCATAGCAAATACAGTAAAGTTGCAAAAAAGTAATATTTCATCGACACCATTAACTGCTGACATGAAGCTAAATATGGGAACGGTTGATAATAAAGTTGCTACAAACTTAGATTTAAGCTTGTCACCTATGCTTTTAACGGTAGAGTCTTTTCAAATTTGTGATAGTGCTATAAGTGGAACTCGTTGTAGTGCAAAAATAGGTAGTTTAGCTGTACAAACGACTTCAAATACACATTTCGGCTTAAAGACAACCAATGGGATTTTGAGCAAAACCGACCTTGCTGAGCTTAATCTTGGCTTGCAAAATGCAAATATCTATTTGGGACAGGTAAGTGCATCTGGACAGCTTAATCAGTTAATTTTAAAGAATTTTAATTTTAACTTTAAAGGGCAAGGATTTATATTTGTTGACCCAATTGAAGGATTTAAACTACAGACGAATTCAGGTACTGTAAATGGCTATGTTGATTTAACTCGTGTTGTAGATTCAGCATCAGCTAATCTTGTAAACACTGGTACTTATGGAGGGAGTTCGACAACAAATGCGGGTTTAAATCTTGAGATTATGCTTAATAAGGGTGTTACATCAACCAATGCTTATTCACTAGACAGTACTAATACTCCAACAGGGGCAAAAGGATTGATCAGAGTTGGCGCGAGTGGACGGATGGTAAATAGTTTTTTACAGTTCCGTGGTATGCAAAACGCGGGTAATTTGTTGGGTTCTGCAATCAATTCAGACAAGGCAGACCAAAACAAAGGTATTGCTGGTGAATCAGGCATAGCATTTCGAATGAAAACAGACTTTACCAAAGATTCGGATCCAATGTTGGCTACTGGCGGTAGTGCGACAACACTTGAAATCGGCGGTGCAGGTTTAAATACTTATGGATTTGAATTTGGTAATTTAACAGGTTTGCTAAAAGCGAATCGAGCTTCATTTGATACAGGTGATGTTTACATTAATTTGACTGACTCAAAGCAGGTTACTTTACCTCCAAATACAGTTTTTCAGAATTCTCTTTTTGGTAATGGTCAGAAACTAACAAGTGTTGAAGATTATAAGCAAGATTTGTATACAACTGTAGCGAGTAATTTAACGAATAACCGCCCATATAGTTTAGTGACGTCAATACGTGGTGGGGAATTCCAAGCAATCTCAAGAAGAGGGCGCTTTACAAGTAGTGCGAACGTAGCTGCATCTAATTTATTTTCGAATAATGCTAATAATGGTTTAGATAATAAATGGGGGCTTGCCTTACCTTTCTATAACTTGAATGCCAATTTTGCAATTTCAGGCGTCAATGCTGATGCATCTAGTTCCTATTTTTTTGATTTAAATGGAAATAAGACTAAAGTTGCTGATTCTGGCACAACTCCGCGTCTTGGATTTTCATTGGGTATGAGTACCCAAGGTAAAAATGCTGATGGTTCAAAAACTACTTCTATAATGGTCATTGACGGTGCTAAAGATTATTATATGGGACTTAGAAATGTTGATATGTTACTCAAGGGTAATGGCAATATCGGTGTGGAGAATGGAAGTTTAAATTTAAGTTTAAATAATATGTTAGTTGTTATGGCTGCAGAAGTTGCAGCCGGTTATCTACCAGGTACGACTTATGCATCTTGTTTAACTGGTGCAGCGAATGCAGGTTCTGCGGCTTGTAAAGCTCAAAGTGTTTCTGATATAAAAAACTTTTCAAAAAGCGATGACGTTTTAATGGGGATGAAAGTTCGATTTGGTGGAGATATGAATCTTTCTTTAATCCCAAATAGTGAAATCCTAGCTGATGGTACAGGTAGTCGTTTAAGCGTTATTGGTGATTTAAAGCTTAAAGGGTCAACAAACACGATTCAAATTTCTGACCCCATTAATGGTTCAGCTTTAGGTCTGGATAATTTAACTGGTGAATTGGGTTTCAATAATGCGATTGTCATCGGTAAAAACTCTAGTACTGGTGATGGTCAAGTTGGGTTTAATGCGAGCCTTCAATTTAATCCAAGTAATAGTGCTGATGGAGTCTTTAGAGCGCGTGATTTAAATTTCTATCCGCCTGCATCTACAGGTGTGAATGCTGGTTCTCGATTGGGAGAAGTCGCTCTAACAGGTGGTCGTTTAACGAGTCAGTTTAATATTATTCCGAGAAATTAA
- a CDS encoding IS3 family transposase (programmed frameshift), with amino-acid sequence MTKLKYAPEIRERAVQLLIESEKDYPSNWAAITAIAPKIGCTPETLRVWYQKYLDKLNPVKVQQLSDQERIKQLERENKELQRANEILRKAAGFFRPGGTRPPTQIMVDFIHNNKELYGVEAICRILPIAPSTYYRTLDLCENPEHRAKRDLHDLHHAEQIKRIWKESSGRYGVRKVWQKLKREGYIIARCTVARLMQKLGIQGVWRGKNKQTTHSRDDQKRADDLVKRNFSADHPDQLWVADFTYIQTNSGWVYTAFIIDVFSRAIVGWKVSTRMNTDMVLDALEQALHDRGMPKNVIHHSDRGVQYLSIRYTNRLEAANLRASVGTTGDSYDNALAETVNGLYKTEVIEYLKADWQGLADVQLATLNWVDWFNKERVHSALGYVPPFDFEAMYYDKINPLGQVA; translated from the exons ATGACAAAATTAAAATATGCCCCTGAAATCAGAGAAAGAGCGGTTCAATTATTGATTGAATCTGAAAAAGATTATCCATCGAATTGGGCTGCGATCACCGCTATTGCTCCCAAGATAGGTTGTACTCCTGAAACACTACGTGTTTGGTATCAAAAATATTTAGATAAACTAAATCCAGTTAAAGTACAGCAGCTTTCAGACCAAGAACGTATCAAACAACTCGAACGCGAAAATAAAGAACTGCAACGCGCCAATGAGATTCTACGTAAAGCAGCCG GCTTTTTTCGCCCAGGCGGAACTCGACCGCCCACACAAATAATGGTGGATTTTATCCATAATAATAAAGAGCTGTACGGAGTCGAGGCGATTTGTAGAATTTTACCGATCGCACCCTCAACCTATTACCGGACTCTAGATCTCTGCGAAAACCCAGAACATCGAGCAAAGCGAGATCTACATGACTTGCATCATGCTGAACAAATTAAACGAATTTGGAAGGAAAGTTCAGGTCGATATGGTGTACGTAAAGTTTGGCAAAAACTGAAACGTGAAGGCTATATTATTGCACGCTGTACAGTTGCTCGATTGATGCAAAAGCTAGGTATACAAGGTGTTTGGCGAGGTAAGAATAAACAAACTACCCATAGCCGAGATGATCAAAAACGAGCAGATGACTTGGTGAAACGCAATTTTAGTGCTGATCACCCTGACCAGCTGTGGGTCGCTGACTTTACGTATATTCAAACAAATTCAGGCTGGGTCTATACCGCCTTTATTATTGATGTGTTCTCGCGAGCAATTGTTGGATGGAAAGTATCAACACGGATGAATACAGACATGGTGCTCGATGCACTGGAGCAAGCATTGCATGATCGAGGCATGCCAAAGAACGTGATTCATCATAGTGACAGAGGTGTGCAATATCTTTCCATTCGTTATACCAATCGTTTAGAAGCAGCAAATTTACGAGCATCAGTCGGTACGACCGGTGATTCATACGATAATGCTTTGGCTGAAACAGTGAATGGCTTATACAAAACAGAGGTGATTGAATATTTAAAAGCAGATTGGCAAGGTTTAGCGGATGTACAACTTGCGACATTAAATTGGGTAGATTGGTTCAATAAAGAGCGTGTACATAGTGCACTAGGTTATGTGCCACCTTTTGATTTTGAAGCAATGTACTATGATAAAATTAATCCGTTAGGTCAGGTGGCCTAA
- a CDS encoding IS3 family transposase (programmed frameshift), which produces MAKRFSPEFKQQAIDYALSNSHESVAAIAQKLGVGYSTLDKWIRETNPAGSSKRQLSPEQQRIVELEKEVKQLKEANDNLKKSACVLSNRSCQEKYTVIQDLDMNEVTVSSACKYLGVSTSGYYAWRKRQANTAQKYNDLKAVYWQHHARLGAPSLVHDMHDLGYNMSERTIGRMLKKLGLRSRIARKYKHTTDSTHRLPTAPNLLDRQFTVTQPNKVWTTDITYIRTKEGWLYLCVMLDLFSRRIVGWQTSHRIDRQLVCDTFNYAMARQGYPTGVMVHSDQGSQYCSRDFRALLLKNDCTQSMSRRGNCWDNAVTESFFHTLKGHVVHGSVFSTRKEANAVLFDYIEIYYNRVRRHSANGWLSPEAFEQKYFKNLEGSIVHDTV; this is translated from the exons ATGGCTAAACGTTTTAGTCCCGAATTTAAACAGCAAGCGATTGATTATGCACTTTCAAACTCACACGAGTCTGTAGCTGCAATCGCCCAGAAATTAGGTGTGGGTTATTCAACATTAGATAAATGGATTCGTGAAACCAATCCGGCAGGTTCAAGCAAACGTCAACTTTCACCAGAACAACAGCGGATCGTGGAATTAGAGAAAGAAGTCAAACAGCTCAAGGAAGCCAATGACA ATCTTAAAAAAAGCGCATGTGTACTTTCTAACAGATCATGCCAAGAAAAGTACACGGTAATTCAAGATCTAGATATGAATGAAGTCACCGTATCTTCTGCCTGTAAATACCTAGGTGTCAGCACTTCAGGCTATTATGCCTGGCGAAAACGTCAAGCCAATACGGCACAGAAATATAATGACTTAAAAGCCGTATATTGGCAGCATCATGCACGATTGGGTGCACCTTCATTAGTACATGACATGCATGATTTAGGTTACAACATGAGCGAACGTACTATTGGAAGGATGCTAAAAAAGCTTGGTTTACGTAGCAGGATTGCGCGTAAATACAAGCATACGACTGATTCAACCCATCGTTTGCCTACAGCACCCAACTTGTTGGATCGCCAATTTACAGTTACTCAGCCTAATAAAGTCTGGACAACAGACATTACCTATATCCGCACTAAAGAAGGTTGGTTGTATTTATGTGTGATGCTAGATTTATTTAGCCGTCGTATCGTGGGGTGGCAAACCAGCCATCGAATAGACCGCCAGTTGGTGTGTGATACGTTTAACTATGCAATGGCTCGTCAGGGTTATCCAACTGGTGTTATGGTTCATTCGGACCAAGGCTCACAGTACTGTAGTCGTGATTTTAGAGCGCTGTTACTGAAAAATGATTGTACTCAGAGTATGTCTAGACGTGGAAACTGTTGGGATAATGCAGTGACTGAAAGCTTCTTTCATACATTAAAAGGTCATGTGGTACATGGCAGTGTGTTTTCGACTCGAAAAGAGGCGAATGCGGTCTTGTTTGATTATATTGAGATTTATTACAATCGGGTCAGAAGGCATTCTGCAAACGGCTGGTTAAGTCCAGAAGCCTTTGAACAGAAATATTTCAAGAATTTAGAGGGATCGATTGTCCACGATACTGTCTAG
- the dcd gene encoding dCTP deaminase: MAIKSDRWIREMSEKHGMIEPYAENQVRYDENGEKLISYGVSSYGYDVRCAREFKVFTNVHSAIVDPKNFDDRSFIDIESDVCIIPPNSFALARTVEYFRIPRNVLTVCLGKSTYARCGIIVNVTPLEPEWEGHVTLEFSNTTNLPARIYAGEGVAQMLFFESDEVCETSYKDRGGKYQGQTGVTLPKA, encoded by the coding sequence ATGGCAATTAAGTCTGATCGTTGGATTCGTGAAATGAGCGAAAAACACGGCATGATTGAACCGTATGCAGAAAACCAAGTTCGTTATGATGAAAATGGTGAAAAGCTCATTTCTTATGGCGTTTCAAGCTATGGTTATGATGTACGTTGCGCACGTGAGTTCAAAGTGTTTACCAATGTTCACTCTGCAATTGTAGACCCGAAAAACTTTGATGATCGTAGTTTTATCGATATCGAATCTGATGTATGTATTATCCCACCGAACTCGTTCGCTTTAGCACGTACAGTAGAGTATTTCCGTATTCCTCGTAATGTTTTGACTGTGTGTTTGGGTAAATCAACTTATGCACGTTGTGGCATCATTGTGAATGTCACACCACTTGAACCTGAGTGGGAAGGTCATGTAACACTTGAGTTCTCAAATACAACTAATCTTCCTGCACGTATTTATGCAGGTGAAGGTGTAGCACAAATGTTGTTCTTTGAATCAGATGAAGTATGTGAGACTTCTTATAAAGATCGCGGTGGGAAATACCAAGGTCAAACAGGTGTGACTTTACCGAAGGCTTAA
- a CDS encoding LysE family translocator, which translates to MISWFFVGLVVTILLTPGPTNTLLASSGIQVGIRKSLGLIPAEALGYFISISLWGVIIGSVSKHFPSIPVILKLFSAGYILFLALKLWRTSDHVENFDQATIGIRELFIATLLNPKALLFASAIFPAFVWHNLSAYISHMLVFLMMIIPIAFFWTFIGSVLCSNKVTWLNQRNMQRTASLVLVSFTVPLSYSAILSL; encoded by the coding sequence ATGATTTCATGGTTTTTTGTTGGCTTGGTCGTGACAATTCTTTTGACACCTGGACCAACCAATACGCTTTTAGCATCTTCTGGAATTCAAGTTGGAATTCGTAAATCTCTCGGGCTCATCCCCGCAGAGGCGCTTGGTTATTTTATTTCAATTAGTTTATGGGGCGTAATTATTGGAAGTGTGTCAAAGCATTTTCCAAGTATCCCTGTCATTTTAAAACTGTTTAGTGCTGGATATATTCTATTCTTAGCGTTAAAACTATGGCGTACTTCAGATCATGTCGAAAACTTTGATCAAGCTACGATTGGCATCCGTGAGTTATTTATTGCAACGCTTTTGAACCCAAAAGCATTGCTTTTTGCTTCTGCGATTTTTCCTGCATTTGTATGGCACAATTTATCTGCCTATATTTCACATATGCTTGTGTTTTTGATGATGATTATTCCGATCGCATTTTTTTGGACATTTATTGGTTCAGTACTTTGTAGCAATAAAGTCACGTGGTTGAATCAACGAAATATGCAGAGAACTGCATCATTGGTTTTAGTTAGCTTTACTGTACCTTTAAGCTATTCAGCAATTTTAAGTCTTTAA
- a CDS encoding DUF2062 domain-containing protein, whose translation MFMAKHFFQSWLPSPERVKNLKFMKIFGNKALSPMLWYVNRKSISKAMFIGTFWGILPIPFHTVLIVFTILIFEANLPIGLLLSWIMNPLTIVPILFLAFWIGSKIYHVHMINKDMLIGVFHQIINWIKNFGHGHIDLSLAKILATGLLIEALVFAALLFIITRIYWRWSVVKKWNNRNNSELHHQ comes from the coding sequence ATTTTTATGGCAAAGCATTTTTTTCAGTCTTGGCTTCCATCCCCAGAGCGAGTCAAAAATTTGAAATTCATGAAGATTTTTGGCAATAAAGCCTTAAGTCCAATGCTTTGGTATGTCAATCGAAAATCTATTTCTAAAGCCATGTTCATTGGAACATTTTGGGGAATTTTACCAATACCTTTTCACACCGTTCTAATTGTTTTTACAATTTTAATTTTTGAAGCTAACCTCCCGATTGGATTACTGCTTTCTTGGATTATGAATCCATTAACGATCGTACCAATTTTGTTTTTAGCTTTTTGGATTGGTTCAAAAATTTATCATGTCCATATGATCAATAAAGACATGTTAATCGGTGTTTTCCACCAAATTATCAATTGGATTAAAAATTTTGGACATGGTCATATTGATTTGAGTTTAGCTAAAATTTTAGCGACTGGGTTATTAATCGAAGCCCTAGTCTTTGCAGCATTATTATTTATCATTACGCGTATTTATTGGCGTTGGAGTGTGGTTAAAAAATGGAATAATCGCAATAACAGCGAATTACATCACCAATAA
- the apbC gene encoding iron-sulfur cluster carrier protein ApbC, with the protein MSWLSSLKSVFSPAQEVKEEEIQTVLQNYILPNSQNGLKDRITQVNVEGRVLQLTINTFPEEAEHLQKIHDDLVDALEKCGIEELNMHVIQQKIQHDHSQGQSCSSDSHGKAGHSCSSQPKAENKKLPPVVDASSNVGAPVQKQTESKNAEEDPNNPPIQKAAPQQRDIPKHPRIQNVILVSSGKGGVGKSTTTVNLALALQKLGLKVGVLDADIYGPSIPTMLGNEGQTPKIEGENFVPLEAYSMATLSIGHLIGKQNTPVAWRGAKATGALMQLFNQALWPDLDVLVIDMPPGTGDIQLTLAQRIPVTGAVIVTTPQNVALMDAVKGIELFNKVQIPVIGVVENMSTHVCSNCGHEEQIFGTGGGDLLSEQYDIPLLGRLPLNVQIRENADAGKPSVVAGDAVAENYIAIAEKIAQSLPKVEKDPQRIF; encoded by the coding sequence ATGTCGTGGCTTTCTTCGCTTAAATCCGTTTTTTCTCCTGCACAGGAGGTGAAAGAGGAAGAAATCCAAACTGTTTTGCAAAACTATATTTTGCCCAATTCTCAAAATGGATTAAAAGACCGCATTACACAGGTGAATGTGGAAGGTCGAGTGTTACAGTTGACCATAAATACTTTTCCTGAAGAAGCTGAACATTTACAAAAAATTCATGATGATTTGGTCGATGCTTTGGAAAAATGTGGCATCGAAGAATTGAATATGCATGTGATTCAACAAAAAATTCAGCATGACCATTCTCAAGGTCAAAGTTGTTCAAGCGATTCACATGGTAAAGCTGGGCATAGTTGTTCATCTCAACCGAAAGCAGAAAATAAAAAATTACCGCCAGTGGTTGATGCTTCTTCAAATGTAGGAGCACCAGTTCAAAAGCAGACTGAAAGTAAGAATGCAGAAGAAGATCCGAACAATCCGCCGATTCAAAAAGCTGCACCGCAACAACGTGATATTCCGAAGCATCCACGCATTCAAAATGTGATTCTTGTATCTTCAGGTAAAGGCGGTGTAGGTAAATCAACCACGACGGTGAATTTGGCTCTAGCATTACAAAAGCTAGGTTTAAAAGTGGGTGTTTTAGATGCCGATATTTATGGACCAAGTATTCCAACCATGCTTGGCAATGAAGGTCAAACACCGAAGATTGAGGGTGAAAATTTTGTACCTTTAGAAGCTTATAGCATGGCGACACTTTCGATCGGTCATCTGATTGGAAAACAAAATACGCCAGTCGCATGGCGTGGTGCGAAAGCGACAGGCGCTTTAATGCAATTATTTAATCAAGCACTTTGGCCAGACCTAGATGTCTTGGTGATTGATATGCCACCAGGTACAGGTGATATTCAACTCACACTTGCACAGCGTATTCCTGTGACGGGTGCTGTAATCGTGACAACGCCACAAAACGTTGCCTTGATGGATGCAGTAAAAGGGATTGAACTGTTTAATAAAGTTCAAATTCCTGTGATTGGTGTGGTTGAAAACATGTCGACACATGTTTGCTCAAACTGTGGTCACGAAGAGCAAATTTTTGGTACAGGTGGTGGTGATCTATTGTCGGAACAATATGACATTCCACTCCTCGGACGCTTACCTTTAAATGTGCAAATTCGTGAAAATGCTGATGCAGGTAAACCATCTGTGGTTGCAGGAGATGCTGTGGCGGAAAACTATATTGCGATAGCAGAAAAAATTGCTCAATCTTTGCCTAAAGTCGAAAAAGACCCACAGAGAATTTTCTGA
- a CDS encoding DUF6500 family protein, whose product MNQHLRNKIIQICDDKIAKKGGNVGLSFYAFFANKNDDPETLMQVATWWIQTHQLNHFEKAVKIKNMIEDEYGK is encoded by the coding sequence ATGAATCAACATTTAAGAAATAAAATCATCCAAATCTGCGATGATAAAATTGCAAAAAAAGGGGGGAATGTTGGGCTTTCATTTTACGCATTTTTCGCCAATAAAAATGATGATCCTGAAACCTTGATGCAAGTAGCGACATGGTGGATTCAAACACATCAACTCAATCATTTTGAAAAAGCTGTAAAAATTAAAAATATGATTGAGGATGAATATGGAAAATAA
- a CDS encoding putative quinol monooxygenase: MLKLIAEDFIQEDKIEVVLPLYQELIEKTKQEQGCIAYDLYHDLKQIGHFVFIEEWVDRAALDAHVESEHFQRLVPLIDAHKRQNGVFTHLQSYEALLTPLRSV; this comes from the coding sequence ATGCTGAAATTGATTGCAGAAGATTTTATTCAAGAAGATAAAATAGAGGTGGTGTTGCCTTTGTATCAGGAATTGATTGAAAAAACCAAACAAGAACAAGGCTGTATTGCTTACGATCTGTATCATGATTTAAAACAGATTGGTCATTTTGTCTTTATAGAAGAATGGGTAGATCGTGCTGCTTTGGACGCACATGTTGAATCTGAGCATTTTCAAAGACTTGTTCCTCTGATTGATGCACATAAACGACAGAATGGTGTGTTTACCCATTTGCAAAGTTATGAGGCATTGCTGACACCCCTGAGATCAGTTTAA
- the relB gene encoding type II toxin-antitoxin system RelB family antitoxin has protein sequence MNEVFDPFVSEFDDADMEQNYNEWLKNKVEQSIVDSRPSISHDQVIERMKQKREERLKNVDR, from the coding sequence ATGAATGAAGTATTTGATCCTTTCGTGTCAGAATTTGACGATGCGGATATGGAACAAAATTACAATGAATGGCTGAAAAACAAAGTTGAACAGTCTATTGTCGATTCACGCCCATCCATTTCACATGATCAAGTTATTGAACGCATGAAGCAAAAGCGCGAAGAAAGATTAAAAAATGTTGACCGTTAA
- a CDS encoding type II toxin-antitoxin system RelE/ParE family toxin, with product MLTVNWKINAVHDLEEIIDYIFIQNPGAAINLEDEILNTAESLADMPYSGRIGRVSGTRERIVHPNYMIIYQLLFDSIEILNIVHTKKHYP from the coding sequence ATGTTGACCGTTAACTGGAAAATAAACGCTGTTCATGACTTAGAGGAAATTATTGATTATATTTTCATTCAAAACCCTGGAGCCGCAATAAATCTCGAAGATGAAATTTTAAATACGGCTGAGAGCCTTGCTGATATGCCATACAGTGGGCGTATAGGTCGAGTTTCTGGGACGAGAGAAAGGATCGTACATCCCAATTACATGATTATTTATCAGCTTTTATTTGATTCAATTGAAATTCTCAATATCGTACATACAAAAAAGCATTATCCATAA